One part of the Thermococcus litoralis DSM 5473 genome encodes these proteins:
- a CDS encoding Lin0512 family protein — MSEWRRYVIEIGMGIDQHGQDPTKAAIKAIKDAITRVCTVGLLELFELDLERDIKAEILIGVPYSQRVNIEKVKEVIPLPCEKVVKIVEGGLKGPGIALKEFGDKTNEILVAIAFITLYVRR, encoded by the coding sequence GTGAGTGAATGGAGAAGATATGTCATCGAGATAGGGATGGGGATAGACCAGCATGGTCAAGATCCCACTAAGGCTGCAATAAAGGCCATAAAAGATGCAATAACAAGGGTTTGCACTGTTGGGCTCTTGGAGCTCTTTGAGCTTGATCTTGAGAGAGATATAAAAGCAGAAATCCTCATAGGGGTGCCCTATTCTCAAAGAGTCAATATAGAGAAAGTCAAAGAAGTAATCCCCCTACCGTGTGAAAAAGTTGTTAAGATTGTCGAAGGCGGTCTAAAAGGGCCTGGAATAGCTCTTAAAGAATTTGGAGATAAAACAAACGAAATATTGGTGGCAATAGCGTTTATTACCCTCTATGTAAGGAGATGA
- a CDS encoding NAD(+)/NADH kinase, giving the protein MGKVTVGIIANPESGRDIRRLIAHASVFDNMEKVNIVKRLLLIMQELGVEKVLAMPETFGIVPAALHAVGEHISMEVEMLPMKVFGDWRDTLKATELMKDKVKTIIVIGGDGTNRLVAKASGEIPIMPISTGTNNVFPYMIEATIAGAAVSAIATGIVKPTEGTYKTKRIELYEDGRLKDIALVDAVATLHSFKGSKAVWKPEYLREVVASISSPYNIGLSSIPGILKEITERDDLGIYVELGGEKGIKVPIAPGIFRRIKVKETKILNLNEEIELKTSPSLLALDGERETEMRGEITAKITRNGPRVIDYRKTLKIAAERGFFDD; this is encoded by the coding sequence ATGGGAAAAGTAACTGTAGGGATAATAGCAAACCCTGAATCTGGCAGAGATATAAGGCGTTTAATTGCCCATGCAAGTGTTTTTGACAACATGGAGAAAGTTAACATCGTAAAAAGACTTCTTCTAATAATGCAGGAGTTAGGAGTTGAAAAAGTTTTAGCAATGCCGGAAACCTTTGGAATAGTTCCCGCTGCCCTTCATGCCGTGGGGGAGCATATATCCATGGAAGTTGAGATGCTCCCAATGAAGGTTTTTGGAGATTGGAGGGACACATTAAAGGCAACTGAGCTCATGAAGGACAAAGTTAAGACAATAATTGTCATCGGAGGGGATGGGACAAACAGACTTGTCGCAAAAGCCTCTGGAGAAATCCCCATAATGCCCATCTCCACAGGCACCAACAACGTCTTTCCATACATGATAGAGGCCACAATAGCCGGGGCTGCTGTTTCAGCAATAGCCACTGGCATTGTTAAACCCACCGAAGGAACTTACAAAACAAAAAGAATTGAACTTTATGAAGATGGCAGACTCAAAGATATTGCTCTCGTAGATGCTGTTGCCACACTACATTCCTTTAAAGGCTCCAAAGCAGTTTGGAAACCTGAATACTTGAGAGAGGTTGTAGCCAGTATCTCTTCCCCATACAACATTGGGCTGAGTTCAATTCCCGGAATTTTGAAGGAGATAACTGAAAGAGACGACTTGGGAATATATGTGGAGCTTGGAGGAGAAAAAGGCATAAAAGTGCCCATAGCTCCTGGAATATTTAGAAGAATAAAAGTCAAAGAAACAAAAATCTTGAATCTGAACGAGGAAATCGAACTGAAAACATCTCCCTCACTTTTGGCTCTTGATGGAGAAAGAGAGACTGAAATGAGGGGGGAGATAACTGCAAAAATAACGCGGAATGGGCCGAGAGTTATTGACTATAGAAAGACACTGAAAATAGCTGCTGAGAGAGGCTTCTTTGACGATTAG
- a CDS encoding dihydrolipoamide acetyltransferase family protein: MSEEIRTIAEQYDIDLSKIKGSGPNGEVTLEDLEKYIREHFLPKVREERKVFGIRKVIAERLSKSYREAVHVTLNMETKIDNLIEMRKKLTEKLGEKPSYTVLMLKCIAKAIRDFIEVNASMEEGKIMIYDNININVAVDSPIGLITPVIRDVDKKSLEELLQDYADIVERAKSGRLKEKDFVGGTFTVTNLGMFGVDSFTPIINPPQIAILGLNRITQKPIVENGEIKIASVMTLSLTFDHRAIDGAPAARFLERVKYYLEHPEEVFESE; the protein is encoded by the coding sequence GTGAGTGAAGAGATAAGAACGATAGCCGAGCAATACGATATCGATCTTTCAAAAATAAAAGGTTCTGGTCCCAATGGCGAAGTTACGCTTGAAGACCTCGAAAAATATATACGAGAACACTTCCTTCCAAAGGTGAGAGAAGAGAGAAAAGTGTTTGGGATCAGGAAGGTTATAGCAGAGAGGCTTTCAAAGAGCTACAGGGAAGCTGTGCACGTAACCCTTAATATGGAAACAAAGATAGATAACCTTATTGAAATGAGGAAGAAGCTCACTGAAAAGCTTGGAGAAAAGCCATCTTATACAGTTCTCATGTTAAAATGCATTGCAAAAGCCATAAGGGATTTCATAGAGGTCAATGCATCAATGGAAGAAGGAAAGATAATGATTTATGATAACATAAACATAAACGTGGCTGTTGACAGTCCAATAGGCCTTATTACGCCAGTAATTAGGGACGTAGACAAAAAATCCCTCGAAGAACTCTTACAGGATTATGCGGACATAGTTGAGAGAGCAAAAAGCGGCAGACTTAAGGAGAAGGACTTTGTTGGGGGAACCTTCACAGTAACGAACCTTGGAATGTTCGGAGTTGATTCGTTTACACCAATAATTAACCCTCCCCAAATTGCGATTTTAGGTTTGAACAGGATAACCCAAAAGCCGATAGTGGAGAATGGAGAGATAAAAATTGCCAGCGTGATGACGCTTTCTTTGACATTTGACCACAGGGCAATAGACGGAGCTCCAGCCGCGAGGTTCTTGGAGAGAGTTAAATATTACCTGGAGCACCCAGAGGAGGTCTTTGAAAGTGAGTGA
- a CDS encoding thiamine pyrophosphate-dependent dehydrogenase E1 component subunit alpha, which yields MAEIPKEKLLWMYETMVKIREHEERVAELFAQGKIPGFVHLYIGEEAVATGVMAHLRKEDFITSTHRGHGHFIAKGGNIKASMAELFGKATGICKGKGGSMHIADLDVGELGANGIVGGGIPHAVGAALGIKLNGLDNVAVAFFGDGASNQQNFHEAINLAAIWKLPVVFVCENNLYQISLPYSKQQAIKSVAERAAAYGIPGVSVDGQDVFAVYEVAKEAIERARNGEGPTLIEAKTYRFKGHFEGDPQIYRSKEEVEWWKKNKDPIVLFEKTVLEKGLLTKEELDTIRERVKREIEESIKFAEESPWPKPEEVLEDVFSTPTKGVLVWQW from the coding sequence ATGGCGGAGATACCTAAGGAAAAGTTATTGTGGATGTACGAAACCATGGTTAAGATAAGAGAGCATGAAGAAAGGGTTGCAGAGCTTTTTGCCCAAGGAAAAATACCGGGCTTTGTTCATCTCTACATTGGAGAAGAAGCTGTCGCAACAGGAGTAATGGCCCACCTAAGGAAAGAGGACTTCATAACAAGTACTCACAGGGGACATGGTCACTTTATTGCAAAAGGCGGTAACATCAAGGCATCAATGGCCGAACTCTTTGGTAAGGCTACAGGGATATGTAAAGGAAAAGGTGGCTCAATGCACATAGCTGATTTGGATGTAGGAGAATTGGGAGCAAACGGTATAGTGGGTGGAGGTATTCCCCACGCAGTCGGAGCCGCATTGGGCATAAAGCTAAATGGCCTGGATAACGTTGCAGTGGCTTTCTTTGGAGATGGTGCCTCTAATCAACAAAACTTCCATGAGGCAATAAATCTTGCCGCAATATGGAAGCTTCCAGTAGTTTTTGTGTGTGAAAACAACCTCTACCAAATATCCCTTCCCTATTCAAAACAGCAAGCCATAAAGAGCGTCGCTGAGAGGGCTGCTGCTTATGGCATTCCGGGAGTTAGTGTAGACGGCCAAGATGTCTTTGCGGTTTATGAAGTCGCTAAAGAAGCGATAGAGAGGGCTAGGAATGGAGAAGGACCAACACTAATAGAGGCAAAGACCTATAGGTTTAAAGGACACTTTGAAGGCGATCCCCAAATATATAGGTCAAAGGAGGAAGTGGAATGGTGGAAGAAGAACAAGGATCCAATAGTTCTCTTTGAGAAAACAGTCCTTGAGAAGGGTCTCCTAACTAAAGAAGAGCTTGATACTATTAGGGAAAGAGTAAAAAGAGAGATAGAAGAGTCTATCAAGTTTGCAGAGGAAAGCCCATGGCCCAAGCCGGAGGAAGTTCTTGAAGATGTGTTCTCGACCCCAACCAAGGGGGTGTTAGTATGGCAGTGGTGA
- a CDS encoding thiamine pyrophosphate-dependent dehydrogenase E1 component subunit alpha, whose protein sequence is MEKVEEIPKETLLEIYKTMHKIRTYEETLAEWYYKGKTPRFDISAGPIPGELHLSSGQESAAVGVCMHLKPEDALIGTHRAHHFAIAKGVDLKKMTAEIFGKATGLSRGKGGHMHLFDANVNFSCSGIVGASFPQAVGVGIAAKLKGEDYVAVAVGGDGAANQGTFHEALNLAAIWKLPVIFVIEDNSWAISVPKEKSTAVAKNSERAAGYGIPGVSVDGADVIAVYEVAKEAVKRARRGEGPSLIEIKVYRLRGHFEGDPQHYRPKEDLELARQKDPLMNFEKLLLEKGIATEDELNKIKEENIREVQEAIDFAVNSPYPEPEEALKGVFTGGE, encoded by the coding sequence ATGGAAAAGGTGGAGGAAATCCCTAAAGAAACCCTGCTTGAGATATACAAAACTATGCACAAGATACGAACTTACGAGGAAACACTTGCAGAGTGGTACTACAAGGGGAAAACCCCAAGGTTTGACATATCTGCGGGCCCAATTCCCGGGGAGCTTCATTTATCTTCCGGCCAGGAATCTGCAGCAGTTGGAGTTTGTATGCACCTAAAACCTGAAGATGCCTTAATAGGGACACACAGGGCTCATCACTTTGCGATTGCTAAGGGAGTTGATTTGAAGAAAATGACTGCCGAGATTTTTGGAAAAGCTACAGGTCTATCAAGGGGTAAAGGAGGCCATATGCACCTTTTTGATGCAAATGTTAACTTCAGCTGCAGTGGAATTGTAGGAGCAAGCTTCCCACAAGCCGTTGGTGTGGGAATAGCAGCAAAACTGAAGGGAGAAGATTACGTTGCGGTTGCCGTTGGTGGAGACGGTGCAGCTAATCAAGGGACTTTCCATGAGGCTCTTAATTTAGCCGCAATCTGGAAGCTACCAGTGATCTTTGTGATAGAAGACAACAGCTGGGCTATTTCAGTCCCAAAGGAAAAATCAACTGCAGTCGCGAAGAACAGTGAAAGGGCTGCAGGTTATGGAATTCCGGGAGTTAGTGTGGATGGAGCTGATGTCATAGCGGTTTATGAAGTGGCAAAAGAAGCTGTTAAGAGAGCGAGAAGAGGAGAAGGGCCAAGTTTGATTGAGATAAAAGTTTATAGGCTCAGAGGTCATTTTGAAGGAGATCCACAGCACTATAGACCCAAAGAGGACTTAGAGCTTGCCAGGCAAAAGGATCCACTCATGAACTTCGAAAAGCTCCTTCTAGAAAAGGGCATTGCAACTGAAGATGAGCTTAACAAGATCAAGGAAGAGAATATCAGAGAAGTACAGGAGGCTATTGACTTTGCGGTAAACAGCCCGTATCCAGAGCCTGAAGAAGCATTAAAGGGCGTTTTTACGGGGGGTGAATGA
- a CDS encoding alpha-ketoacid dehydrogenase subunit beta, translated as MAVVREITFAEALNEALDYEMSKDQKVVVMGEDVGRYGGIFGVTKGLIEKYGEERVRDTPIAESGFIGTGVGAAASGLLRPVVELMFIDFLGVAYDQIYNQAAKMRYMFGGKAKIPIVIRTVSGAGASAAAQHSQSLHALFIHVPGLKVVYPSTPYDAKGLLISSIEDDDPVIFIEHKMLYGIKGPVPEDPYSIPLGEADVKKEGKDVTVVATALMVHRALEVANKLEEEGISVEVIDPRTLVPLDEETILNSIKKTGRLVVVDEAYPRCSFATDIAALAVNKAFDNLKAPVKLVTAPATPVPFSPALEKEWMPSTEKIEKAIRDVL; from the coding sequence ATGGCAGTGGTGAGGGAGATCACTTTTGCAGAGGCGCTCAATGAGGCTTTGGACTACGAAATGTCAAAAGATCAAAAAGTTGTCGTGATGGGCGAAGATGTTGGAAGATATGGAGGAATCTTTGGTGTCACGAAAGGACTCATAGAAAAGTACGGAGAAGAAAGAGTAAGGGATACCCCAATAGCAGAGAGCGGTTTCATTGGAACTGGGGTAGGAGCTGCTGCATCAGGTTTGTTGAGACCTGTTGTAGAGTTAATGTTTATAGACTTCCTTGGCGTAGCTTATGACCAAATCTACAACCAAGCAGCAAAGATGAGATACATGTTTGGTGGAAAGGCCAAGATTCCAATAGTGATTAGAACGGTCTCTGGAGCGGGTGCAAGCGCCGCTGCCCAACACTCACAATCCCTACACGCTCTCTTTATCCACGTTCCGGGATTGAAGGTAGTGTACCCCTCCACGCCCTACGATGCCAAAGGGCTTTTGATATCTTCAATTGAAGACGATGATCCAGTTATTTTCATTGAACATAAGATGCTTTATGGAATTAAGGGCCCAGTTCCGGAAGATCCTTATTCAATACCTCTTGGAGAGGCTGATGTGAAGAAGGAAGGTAAGGATGTTACGGTTGTTGCGACAGCTTTGATGGTTCACAGGGCTTTAGAAGTTGCAAACAAGCTTGAAGAGGAAGGAATAAGCGTTGAAGTCATTGACCCAAGAACCCTCGTACCTCTGGATGAAGAGACAATACTTAACTCAATAAAGAAGACTGGAAGGCTCGTTGTTGTTGATGAGGCATATCCAAGATGCAGCTTTGCCACGGACATAGCAGCTTTGGCCGTTAACAAGGCCTTTGATAACCTAAAAGCTCCTGTTAAGCTTGTCACAGCCCCAGCAACTCCAGTTCCGTTCAGTCCGGCCTTAGAAAAGGAATGGATGCCTAGTACTGAGAAAATTGAAAAAGCCATTAGAGATGTTCTCTGA
- a CDS encoding OsmC family protein, which produces MRKLEEVTIQFHVEGKTESPTKMVAKVREFTIVVDEPPELGGTNEGPNPVEYILVALAGCLTITGHLVAEEKGIGIRSIRIKATGILDPRKFQGLDGERAGYKEIKVEIFPEGNFTESELLEWIKEVEERCPVSDNLKNPTPIKIEVKTKD; this is translated from the coding sequence TTGAGGAAGTTGGAAGAGGTTACAATCCAATTCCATGTCGAAGGAAAGACTGAATCTCCAACAAAAATGGTTGCGAAGGTTAGAGAGTTCACAATTGTGGTAGATGAACCCCCTGAGTTGGGTGGGACTAACGAGGGGCCGAATCCAGTGGAATATATTCTCGTTGCCCTAGCAGGGTGCTTGACTATTACCGGTCATTTGGTAGCGGAGGAGAAGGGGATAGGTATTAGGTCAATCAGGATTAAGGCCACTGGAATACTTGACCCGAGGAAATTTCAGGGACTCGATGGTGAACGCGCTGGGTATAAAGAGATTAAGGTGGAAATATTCCCTGAGGGCAACTTTACAGAATCCGAGCTCTTAGAATGGATAAAAGAAGTTGAAGAACGCTGTCCAGTTAGTGACAACCTCAAAAATCCAACTCCAATTAAAATTGAGGTAAAAACAAAAGATTAG
- a CDS encoding DUF6506 family protein: MDKLKAAFIFLAPEAEPERHRAVISTPAVELHVVGVKNYDEACRIAKELVDEGIAAIELCGGFGHRGVAKIVEAVEGKVPVGVVRFDIHPGLEGKSGDEIF; this comes from the coding sequence ATGGACAAGCTTAAAGCAGCATTTATATTTTTAGCCCCGGAGGCAGAGCCTGAAAGACATAGGGCAGTTATCTCAACGCCTGCTGTAGAGCTTCATGTAGTTGGAGTTAAAAACTACGATGAAGCCTGCAGAATTGCAAAAGAACTTGTAGATGAGGGCATAGCGGCAATTGAGCTCTGTGGAGGTTTTGGTCATAGGGGTGTTGCAAAAATTGTTGAAGCGGTAGAAGGAAAGGTTCCAGTGGGAGTTGTTAGATTCGATATCCATCCAGGGCTTGAAGGAAAAAGCGGTGATGAGATATTTTGA
- a CDS encoding acetamidase/formamidase family protein, which translates to MVVEDEIFNDVQTNGIIGPHSKMLGPVADGGKIVFVTAPGCWGPMITPTIRGGHEVNVPVAVEGAEVGDGIVIKVKSIKVLSKAASSGVDTVREGAFVGDPYVAKKCPSCNEPWPEFEVVGIGEDAVRCKHCGSPASPFKMVNGYTMVFDHNLGVGVTVNKETAKMIAKDAWEWHSLPKNSKQVPILIFAKADIVGVPSRIRPFLGQLGTVPAVDIPDSHNAGDFGSFLINAPHPYGITKEDYETKLTDGHLDVDSVREGAVLIAPVKVKGGGIYAGDAHGMQGDGEVAGHTIDVTAESVLEVSVVKNINLDGPILLPPEEDLPPLAKPWRKDEWEKVQTLGRRFGIEPEPVAPVQIIGSGPTINEAAMRGFERAAKLFGMSLEEVRNRVTISGAVEIGRLPGIVQVSMQVPLSALEKMGIDEIVVKHYDLPY; encoded by the coding sequence ATGGTAGTTGAGGACGAAATCTTTAACGATGTACAAACAAACGGCATAATTGGCCCACATTCAAAGATGCTCGGTCCAGTGGCGGATGGAGGGAAGATAGTCTTTGTCACAGCCCCCGGATGCTGGGGTCCAATGATTACTCCCACAATTAGGGGAGGACACGAGGTCAACGTGCCAGTTGCTGTAGAAGGAGCGGAAGTCGGAGATGGCATAGTGATTAAGGTAAAGAGCATTAAGGTTCTCTCAAAAGCCGCTTCCTCAGGTGTTGATACAGTTAGAGAAGGAGCGTTTGTTGGAGATCCATATGTTGCAAAGAAATGTCCAAGCTGTAACGAACCATGGCCCGAATTTGAGGTTGTTGGTATAGGGGAAGATGCAGTGAGATGCAAACACTGTGGCTCACCGGCTTCTCCCTTCAAAATGGTCAACGGGTACACAATGGTCTTTGACCACAACCTTGGAGTTGGGGTTACAGTAAACAAGGAAACCGCCAAGATGATAGCCAAAGATGCATGGGAGTGGCACTCTCTTCCCAAGAATTCAAAGCAGGTGCCGATACTAATCTTCGCTAAGGCAGACATCGTTGGAGTGCCTTCAAGGATAAGACCTTTCTTGGGACAGCTTGGAACGGTTCCAGCCGTAGATATCCCGGACTCCCATAACGCCGGAGACTTCGGCTCCTTCTTGATTAACGCTCCCCATCCATACGGGATAACCAAGGAAGACTACGAGACAAAGCTAACCGATGGTCACTTAGATGTTGATTCAGTTAGAGAAGGGGCTGTATTAATAGCGCCGGTAAAAGTTAAGGGAGGGGGAATTTACGCCGGAGATGCTCATGGAATGCAGGGAGACGGAGAAGTAGCGGGGCATACAATCGATGTAACTGCAGAGAGCGTTCTTGAAGTTTCGGTTGTTAAAAACATAAACCTAGACGGCCCTATTTTGCTACCTCCCGAGGAAGACCTGCCTCCCCTCGCAAAGCCATGGAGAAAAGACGAATGGGAGAAAGTCCAGACATTGGGAAGAAGGTTTGGAATTGAGCCCGAGCCCGTGGCTCCAGTGCAGATTATTGGTTCAGGACCAACTATAAACGAAGCTGCAATGAGAGGTTTTGAAAGGGCAGCAAAGCTCTTTGGAATGAGCTTGGAGGAAGTTAGGAATAGGGTAACGATAAGCGGTGCCGTGGAAATTGGAAGGCTTCCGGGAATAGTTCAGGTTTCAATGCAAGTCCCACTGAGTGCTTTAGAAAAGATGGGGATAGACGAGATAGTGGTTAAGCACTACGATCTTCCTTACTAA
- a CDS encoding alpha-ketoacid dehydrogenase subunit beta yields MARKLPMYKAISEAIAQEMERDENVFVMGEDIGAYGGIFGATTGLLEKFGPERVRDTPISEAAFIGAALGAASKGMRPIVELMFVDFFGVAMDQIYNHIAKAHYMSGGQVKMPVVIMTAMGGGYSDAAQHSQCLYGLFAHVPGLKIVIPSNSYDAKGLMISAIRDDNPVMYFFHKGLMGLGWMPSPPEATVEVPEEPYTVPIGEAKVVREGSDVTIVGVAKMVYEALWAAEELEKEGISAEVIDLRTLVPLDKKTLVNSVKKTGRLVVVDEDYRSYGMSGEVIATVVENGISLEAPPVRVAYPDVPVPYSRVLERYVLPDKEKIINAVKSIM; encoded by the coding sequence ATGGCAAGAAAACTCCCCATGTATAAGGCAATCTCAGAAGCAATAGCTCAGGAAATGGAGAGAGATGAAAACGTGTTTGTCATGGGTGAGGATATCGGGGCATATGGGGGCATATTTGGCGCAACAACTGGACTTTTAGAGAAATTTGGGCCTGAGAGAGTTAGAGACACTCCGATAAGTGAAGCAGCATTTATAGGGGCTGCTTTGGGGGCGGCATCAAAAGGAATGAGACCAATAGTCGAGCTTATGTTTGTGGACTTCTTTGGAGTTGCCATGGATCAGATTTACAACCACATAGCCAAAGCCCACTACATGTCCGGCGGACAAGTGAAAATGCCAGTAGTGATAATGACCGCCATGGGTGGAGGATACAGCGACGCTGCTCAGCATTCCCAATGTCTCTACGGGCTCTTTGCACACGTTCCGGGTTTGAAGATAGTAATTCCCTCGAACTCATATGACGCGAAGGGCTTGATGATCTCGGCGATTAGAGATGACAACCCAGTTATGTACTTCTTCCACAAGGGACTCATGGGACTTGGATGGATGCCCTCGCCACCAGAGGCAACGGTTGAGGTTCCAGAAGAGCCTTATACAGTACCTATCGGAGAGGCAAAAGTAGTCAGAGAGGGAAGCGATGTCACCATTGTAGGAGTTGCTAAAATGGTATACGAGGCATTATGGGCTGCAGAAGAGCTTGAAAAAGAAGGCATTAGTGCGGAGGTAATCGACCTAAGAACTCTGGTTCCCTTGGACAAGAAGACCCTCGTGAACTCCGTAAAGAAGACTGGACGTTTAGTTGTAGTGGATGAGGACTACAGAAGCTACGGGATGAGTGGAGAAGTCATTGCTACGGTTGTTGAGAATGGAATATCTTTGGAAGCACCTCCCGTAAGAGTGGCCTATCCTGATGTTCCCGTTCCCTACAGCAGAGTTCTGGAGAGATACGTTCTTCCAGACAAGGAGAAGATAATCAACGCCGTAAAGAGTATAATGTGA
- a CDS encoding lipoyl domain-containing protein — protein MEVEVKVPIVSQEDKKGVINQWYKSDGDEVKEGEEIAEVMIEKVTVIVKAPASGKLRILVPENEEISQGQVIAVVETE, from the coding sequence ATGGAAGTAGAGGTGAAAGTGCCAATAGTTAGTCAAGAAGATAAAAAAGGTGTAATAAACCAGTGGTACAAAAGCGATGGGGATGAAGTAAAGGAAGGTGAGGAGATAGCAGAGGTCATGATAGAAAAAGTTACCGTTATCGTAAAGGCGCCAGCAAGTGGAAAGCTTAGAATACTCGTTCCTGAAAATGAAGAAATATCACAGGGACAGGTAATAGCAGTTGTAGAAACTGAGTAG
- a CDS encoding biotin/lipoyl-containing protein produces the protein MSRINVIMPKLGMTMKKGTIVEWKKNVGEMVEKDEVIAIVESEKLTGEVKAPASGVLVEKLHDVGDEVPVGEPIAIIETEGS, from the coding sequence ATGTCAAGAATAAATGTCATTATGCCAAAATTAGGTATGACAATGAAAAAGGGCACTATCGTAGAGTGGAAGAAAAATGTTGGAGAGATGGTGGAGAAAGATGAAGTAATTGCTATAGTCGAGTCCGAGAAACTAACTGGAGAGGTCAAAGCTCCAGCATCAGGGGTTCTAGTGGAGAAACTCCACGATGTTGGAGATGAGGTCCCCGTAGGGGAGCCAATAGCAATAATAGAAACCGAGGGGAGCTAA
- a CDS encoding lipoate--protein ligase family protein, producing the protein MPLRVLFHEYWNPYLNIAFEESLARSRSVDLVGDTLRIWRNENSLILGRFRKVGEDVNLGNASRFGFPIVRRFTGGGTVYHDSGCLNYSIAIKKNVKYPLDYMYRVLLKGTLLALKKLGARAYLKNTNDVVVNERKVSGTAAAMRWGVLFLHGSILINSNLQMLYLLLRIPKVHNFDPVKYRVANLSAFVETSTEEVADALIWGYSRVLSTSPTFEEPLKEELKLANLLYKEKYSREEWNFKGLVDNKGELNKKVKDILS; encoded by the coding sequence ATGCCATTGAGGGTTCTATTTCATGAATACTGGAATCCTTATCTCAACATTGCCTTCGAAGAAAGCCTTGCAAGGAGCAGGAGTGTTGATCTTGTTGGAGATACCCTTAGGATATGGAGAAACGAAAATTCTCTGATTTTAGGTCGTTTTAGAAAAGTTGGGGAGGATGTCAATTTAGGCAATGCCAGTAGATTTGGATTCCCAATAGTGAGGCGCTTCACAGGAGGAGGGACAGTGTACCATGACAGTGGATGCCTGAATTATTCTATTGCAATCAAGAAAAATGTAAAGTACCCACTGGACTATATGTATAGAGTCCTCCTGAAAGGCACTCTTCTTGCGCTGAAAAAACTTGGAGCACGGGCATACCTAAAGAATACCAACGATGTCGTGGTTAATGAGAGAAAAGTTTCGGGGACTGCTGCGGCTATGAGGTGGGGAGTTCTTTTTCTTCATGGTTCGATTTTAATAAACTCAAATCTGCAAATGCTCTATCTCCTTTTAAGAATTCCAAAGGTCCACAACTTTGATCCGGTTAAGTATCGGGTGGCGAACCTCTCTGCATTTGTAGAGACTTCCACAGAAGAAGTTGCTGATGCCCTAATTTGGGGTTATTCAAGAGTGTTGTCTACCTCTCCTACTTTTGAAGAGCCTTTAAAAGAGGAACTAAAGTTGGCCAATCTTTTGTATAAAGAGAAATATTCTAGGGAGGAATGGAACTTTAAAGGCCTTGTTGACAATAAGGGAGAACTTAATAAAAAGGTAAAAGACATCCTCAGCTAA